In Neorhizobium galegae, the following proteins share a genomic window:
- a CDS encoding Re/Si-specific NAD(P)(+) transhydrogenase subunit alpha: protein MPKIVFVCREGSDEPRVAASPESVKRLTGLGLSVLVESGAGLSSGVPDADFEATGARIADAGEVGSADIILRVNRPTAAEMASYKAGAVVFAVMDPYGNEAALAGMAKAGLTTFAMELMPRITRAQSMDVLSSQANLAGYRAVIDASHEYGRAMPMMMTAAGTVPAAKVFVMGAGVAGLQAIATARRLGAVVSATDVRPAAKEQVASLGAKFIAVEDEEFKAAETAAGYAKPMSEAYQAKQAALVAEHIAKQDIVITTALIPGRPAPKLVTRAMLASMKPGSVAVDLAVERGGNIEGSEKGKVADVEGVTVIGYANVAGRIAASASALYARNLFAFIETMVDKGTKEFAVNLEDELVKATMLTHGGQVVHPNFAGAAAALAGGETPVAAPVATSAPAVTTIEEPAAAKPVRARKKPVADEAASKGDL from the coding sequence TTGCCGAAGATCGTATTTGTATGCCGTGAAGGTTCCGACGAACCGCGCGTCGCCGCTTCGCCCGAGAGCGTCAAGCGGCTCACCGGACTTGGCTTGTCCGTCCTGGTTGAGAGCGGAGCAGGCCTTTCCTCCGGTGTTCCCGATGCGGATTTCGAAGCCACGGGCGCCCGCATTGCCGATGCCGGGGAGGTCGGCTCGGCCGATATCATTCTAAGGGTCAACCGTCCGACGGCGGCGGAGATGGCGTCCTACAAGGCGGGCGCCGTGGTGTTCGCGGTCATGGACCCCTACGGCAACGAGGCCGCACTTGCCGGGATGGCGAAAGCCGGGCTCACCACGTTTGCCATGGAACTGATGCCGCGCATCACCCGCGCCCAGTCGATGGACGTGCTGTCCTCCCAGGCGAACCTTGCCGGATATCGCGCCGTCATCGACGCATCGCATGAATACGGCCGCGCCATGCCGATGATGATGACTGCCGCCGGCACCGTTCCCGCCGCAAAGGTCTTCGTCATGGGCGCCGGTGTTGCCGGCCTGCAGGCGATCGCTACGGCCCGGCGTCTCGGCGCCGTGGTATCGGCGACCGACGTGCGCCCTGCCGCCAAGGAACAGGTCGCCTCGCTCGGTGCGAAATTCATCGCGGTCGAGGACGAGGAATTCAAGGCCGCCGAAACCGCTGCTGGTTACGCCAAGCCGATGTCGGAAGCCTATCAGGCGAAACAGGCGGCGCTGGTCGCGGAGCATATCGCCAAGCAGGACATCGTCATCACCACAGCTCTCATTCCCGGCCGACCGGCCCCGAAGCTGGTGACGCGCGCGATGCTGGCGTCGATGAAGCCCGGTTCGGTGGCGGTCGATCTCGCCGTCGAACGCGGCGGCAATATCGAAGGTTCGGAAAAGGGCAAGGTCGCTGATGTCGAGGGTGTCACCGTGATCGGCTACGCCAATGTCGCGGGCCGCATCGCCGCCTCCGCTTCGGCGCTTTATGCCCGCAACCTGTTCGCCTTCATCGAGACCATGGTCGACAAAGGCACCAAGGAATTTGCAGTCAATCTTGAGGACGAGCTCGTCAAGGCGACCATGCTGACCCATGGCGGCCAGGTCGTGCATCCGAATTTTGCGGGTGCCGCGGCTGCGCTTGCCGGCGGCGAGACGCCGGTTGCTGCCCCAGTCGCGACGTCCGCTCCAGCCGTAACCACCATAGAGGAGCCGGCGGCTGCAAAACCGGTGCGCGCCCGCAAAAAGCCGGTAGCAGATGAAGCCGCGAGCAAGGGAGATCTGTGA
- a CDS encoding aa3-type cytochrome c oxidase subunit IV has product MDNHHSGPVETGASMDYAEHDRTYNAFLAGAKWGTMVIVILMIAMAAGFFGGAGFIGSLLVFIILNIAGVFLLR; this is encoded by the coding sequence ATGGACAATCACCATAGCGGGCCGGTGGAAACGGGTGCTTCGATGGATTATGCGGAACACGACAGGACCTACAACGCCTTCCTCGCGGGTGCGAAATGGGGCACGATGGTTATCGTCATCCTGATGATCGCCATGGCTGCCGGTTTCTTCGGCGGAGCGGGCTTCATCGGCAGCCTTCTCGTCTTCATCATTCTCAATATAGCCGGCGTTTTCCTGCTGCGTTGA
- a CDS encoding proton-translocating transhydrogenase family protein: MAGEAMDKALEQLDQAVSAVMTAAAQAPEAASAATGGAIDPFVFRLAIFVLSIFVGYYVVWSVTPALHTPLMAVTNAISSVIVVGALLAVGVSASGFATGFGFVALVLVSVNIFGGFLVTSRMLAMYKKKDR, translated from the coding sequence ATGGCCGGTGAAGCAATGGACAAGGCGCTGGAGCAGCTCGACCAGGCCGTCAGCGCCGTGATGACCGCCGCCGCGCAGGCACCGGAAGCGGCGAGCGCCGCAACCGGTGGGGCGATCGACCCCTTCGTGTTCCGGCTGGCGATCTTCGTGCTGTCGATTTTCGTCGGCTATTACGTCGTCTGGTCGGTGACGCCGGCGCTGCATACGCCGTTGATGGCGGTTACCAACGCGATCTCCTCGGTCATCGTCGTCGGCGCGCTGCTTGCGGTCGGCGTATCGGCGAGCGGGTTTGCGACCGGCTTCGGTTTCGTCGCGCTGGTGCTCGTCTCGGTGAACATTTTTGGCGGCTTCCTGGTGACCAGCCGGATGCTCGCCATGTACAAGAAAAAAGATCGCTGA
- a CDS encoding TRAP transporter large permease: MFQYGIMPPAMFLGMIIFMLYGFPVAFSLSAVGLFFGLLGIATGHFEFAFMQALPFRIFGIVSNDLLLAIPFFTFMGAILERCGLAEDLLEGTGKLFGAVPGGLAYAVIVVGAILGAITGTVAASVITMGVISLPIMLKYGYNPRLATGVIAASGTITQVIPPSLVLIVLADQLGRSVGDMYLGAIGPSILQVTIFMLFILGLSIFRPKDVPPLPLEARGEMNMALVMKVLWGMVPSIVLIFLVLGTIFMGLATPTEAGALGVVGAMVIAAMHRRLTWDLLRQGMHSTMTITSMVVFILVGATCFSLVFQGMDGGLWIEHLLSHVPGGAIGFLIFVNIFIFFLAFFLDFFEIAFIVIPMLAPVASALGIDLIWFGVLLCINMQTSFMHPPFGFALFYLRSIAPKSVKTKDIYLGAIPWLCMQLVLVAIVIFWPESVTYWLDKAPDVDLNTIKIEIPGFGNGGGNQMPNFGLPPMDGTPAQPGQQGLPGMPNFGEPPKINP, from the coding sequence ATGTTCCAATACGGTATAATGCCGCCGGCAATGTTCCTCGGCATGATCATCTTCATGCTTTACGGCTTCCCGGTCGCCTTCTCGCTCTCGGCCGTCGGCCTCTTCTTCGGTCTTCTCGGCATCGCCACCGGCCATTTCGAATTCGCCTTCATGCAGGCGCTGCCGTTCCGCATTTTCGGCATTGTCTCCAACGACCTGTTGCTCGCCATTCCCTTCTTCACCTTCATGGGAGCGATCCTCGAGCGCTGCGGCCTGGCCGAAGATCTGCTCGAAGGAACCGGCAAGCTGTTCGGCGCCGTACCCGGCGGCCTCGCCTATGCGGTTATCGTGGTCGGCGCCATCCTCGGCGCGATCACCGGCACGGTCGCGGCGTCGGTCATCACCATGGGCGTGATCTCCCTGCCGATCATGCTCAAATACGGCTACAATCCGCGGCTTGCGACCGGCGTCATCGCCGCCTCGGGAACGATCACCCAGGTCATCCCGCCCTCGCTCGTGCTGATCGTTCTGGCCGACCAGCTCGGCCGTTCCGTCGGCGACATGTATCTCGGCGCGATCGGACCTTCGATCCTGCAGGTGACGATCTTCATGCTGTTCATCCTCGGTCTGTCGATCTTCCGGCCGAAGGACGTTCCGCCGCTGCCTCTCGAAGCGCGGGGCGAGATGAACATGGCCCTGGTCATGAAGGTCCTCTGGGGCATGGTCCCGTCGATCGTACTGATCTTCCTCGTGCTCGGCACCATTTTCATGGGCCTCGCGACCCCGACGGAAGCAGGCGCGCTCGGCGTCGTCGGCGCCATGGTGATCGCCGCAATGCATCGCCGCCTCACCTGGGATCTGCTGCGTCAGGGCATGCATTCGACGATGACGATCACCTCCATGGTCGTCTTCATCCTGGTCGGCGCCACCTGCTTCAGCCTGGTCTTCCAGGGCATGGACGGCGGCCTGTGGATCGAGCATCTTCTGTCGCACGTTCCCGGCGGCGCCATCGGCTTTCTGATCTTCGTCAACATCTTCATCTTCTTCCTCGCCTTCTTTCTCGATTTCTTCGAGATCGCCTTCATCGTCATCCCGATGCTGGCACCGGTCGCGAGCGCTCTCGGCATCGACCTGATCTGGTTCGGCGTGCTGCTCTGCATCAACATGCAGACCAGCTTCATGCACCCGCCCTTCGGCTTTGCGCTCTTTTACCTGCGCTCGATCGCGCCGAAATCGGTAAAGACGAAGGATATCTATCTCGGCGCCATTCCGTGGCTCTGCATGCAGCTGGTTCTCGTCGCCATCGTGATCTTCTGGCCCGAGTCCGTCACCTACTGGCTGGACAAGGCGCCGGACGTCGATCTCAACACGATCAAGATCGAGATCCCCGGCTTCGGCAACGGCGGCGGCAACCAGATGCCGAATTTCGGCCTGCCTCCAATGGACGGCACCCCGGCCCAGCCGGGCCAGCAGGGCCTGCCCGGCATGCCGAACTTCGGCGAGCCACCGAAGATCAACCCGTAA
- a CDS encoding TRAP transporter small permease subunit, producing the protein MAALLKISGLIDRLSEIIGKFSGYLVLACTLISAGNALIRYLFNYSSNGWLEIQWYLFGFIVLLGASHTLRLNEHVRVDLIYGAVSDRARLWIDTIGLIVFLIPACIYLAWLAWPFFALSYAQGEVSSNAGGLIRWPVKLIIVAGFSLLALQGFSELVKRIAGLLGVLQVDTTYEKPLQ; encoded by the coding sequence ATGGCTGCACTGTTGAAGATCAGCGGTCTCATCGACCGCCTCAGCGAAATTATAGGCAAATTTTCCGGCTATCTCGTTCTCGCCTGCACCCTCATCAGCGCCGGCAATGCGCTCATCCGCTACCTCTTCAATTACAGCTCCAACGGCTGGCTTGAAATCCAGTGGTATCTCTTCGGCTTCATCGTGCTTCTGGGCGCTTCCCACACCCTGAGGCTGAACGAGCATGTGCGCGTCGATCTCATCTACGGCGCCGTTTCCGATCGCGCCCGCCTGTGGATCGATACGATCGGTCTGATCGTCTTCCTCATTCCGGCCTGCATCTATCTCGCGTGGCTTGCCTGGCCGTTCTTCGCCCTCTCCTATGCGCAGGGCGAAGTGTCCTCGAACGCCGGCGGCCTGATCCGCTGGCCGGTGAAACTCATCATCGTCGCGGGTTTCAGTCTCCTGGCGCTGCAGGGGTTTTCCGAACTGGTGAAGCGTATCGCCGGCCTTTTGGGCGTCCTCCAGGTCGATACGACCTACGAAAAGCCGCTGCAATAA
- a CDS encoding FkbM family methyltransferase: protein MQISHVLPNAMYVVRRSIGRTIVEPLRRRRLARESHVFIHRTIRGYIFKLDPAQSIDEAIFVEGWFEGRFLEFLQGRFEPGAVALDIGANIGNNAIHLNRDFAEIHCFEPNPEVFRRLTDNIRSNRLDNIRLHQAGLGDCDDTLMFRENLAGDLGASGVVEDDQPLAHSRILHLPVFEASKLVNQLGITRIDFIKIDLEGFKLRVLKGLRATIAVKRPIVSFKFHGHLAGPEDFGKLIACLPDYQFYDLEHAPASASALEKLRWNFRHGGAPVLKRFDRPEARTYENILAFPSPEVFSRFTNRPPTPPSSA from the coding sequence ATGCAGATAAGCCACGTATTGCCGAATGCTATGTACGTTGTGCGAAGGTCGATCGGTCGGACCATAGTGGAGCCGTTGCGGCGCAGGCGGCTTGCGCGAGAGAGCCATGTCTTCATTCACCGCACCATCCGGGGATACATCTTCAAACTCGATCCCGCACAAAGCATAGACGAGGCCATCTTCGTCGAGGGCTGGTTTGAGGGACGGTTTCTTGAATTCCTGCAAGGCCGTTTCGAGCCTGGCGCCGTGGCGCTCGATATCGGCGCCAATATCGGCAATAACGCCATTCACCTCAATCGAGACTTCGCCGAGATCCATTGCTTCGAACCGAACCCCGAAGTCTTCAGGCGGTTGACCGATAACATTCGCTCGAACCGGCTCGATAACATCCGGCTGCATCAAGCGGGTCTCGGCGATTGCGACGATACGCTGATGTTCCGCGAAAACCTCGCGGGGGACCTGGGCGCCAGCGGCGTTGTGGAGGATGACCAGCCATTGGCGCATAGCCGTATCCTGCACCTGCCGGTTTTCGAAGCCAGCAAACTCGTCAACCAGCTCGGAATAACTAGGATCGATTTCATCAAGATCGATCTCGAGGGGTTCAAGCTGCGGGTTCTGAAAGGGCTACGGGCCACCATCGCCGTCAAGCGACCTATCGTATCCTTCAAGTTTCATGGCCATTTGGCAGGGCCAGAGGACTTCGGCAAGCTCATCGCCTGTCTGCCGGATTATCAATTCTACGACCTGGAACATGCGCCTGCATCGGCTTCAGCGCTGGAAAAGCTGAGATGGAATTTCCGCCATGGCGGAGCGCCGGTTCTCAAACGGTTCGACCGCCCCGAGGCGCGGACCTACGAAAACATACTGGCCTTTCCTTCCCCGGAAGTCTTCAGCCGCTTCACGAACCGCCCTCCGACCCCTCCCTCCTCGGCTTGA
- a CDS encoding gamma-glutamyl-gamma-aminobutyrate hydrolase family protein → MPKPIVALPADIRQLDGAIWHASPNQYVQAALKVADVMTFIIPAFEEGNETDAILDRVDGVLVSGSATNVHPSLYGKQASDSDGPFDPARDATSLPLIRRAIDRGIPLLAICRGIQELNVALGGTLASEIQEQPGVWDHRKPDVKERDSMYAIRQPVFVAEGSCIANYLGLTGEVQVNSLHRQAIAETAPRLKIEATAEDGTIEAVSVIDAKNFAVGVQWHPEYWAETDAPSRALFHAFGEAVRAYAARKAITNVAA, encoded by the coding sequence ATGCCGAAACCGATCGTCGCCCTGCCTGCCGATATCCGCCAACTGGATGGAGCGATCTGGCATGCCTCGCCGAACCAGTATGTCCAGGCAGCATTGAAAGTGGCGGATGTGATGACCTTCATCATTCCGGCTTTCGAAGAAGGCAACGAGACCGACGCCATCCTCGACCGGGTCGATGGCGTGCTGGTTTCCGGTTCGGCGACCAATGTTCACCCGTCGCTCTATGGCAAGCAAGCGAGCGACAGCGACGGCCCCTTCGACCCGGCCCGCGATGCAACCTCCCTGCCCCTCATCCGCCGGGCGATCGACCGCGGCATTCCGCTGCTCGCCATCTGCCGCGGCATCCAGGAACTGAACGTGGCCTTGGGCGGCACGCTGGCGAGCGAAATCCAGGAGCAGCCGGGCGTCTGGGACCACCGCAAACCCGATGTGAAGGAGCGCGACAGCATGTATGCGATCCGCCAGCCGGTCTTCGTGGCCGAAGGCTCCTGCATCGCCAATTATCTGGGCCTGACAGGCGAGGTCCAGGTCAACTCGCTGCATCGCCAGGCGATCGCCGAAACCGCCCCTCGGCTGAAGATCGAAGCGACGGCCGAAGACGGCACGATCGAGGCTGTTTCGGTCATCGACGCCAAAAACTTCGCCGTCGGCGTGCAATGGCACCCGGAATACTGGGCGGAAACCGATGCGCCGTCCCGGGCACTGTTCCACGCGTTCGGCGAAGCGGTTCGCGCCTATGCAGCCCGCAAGGCGATTACCAACGTGGCGGCTTGA
- a CDS encoding TRAP transporter substrate-binding protein, translated as MDRRSFFKKAAVTGAGAAAATVLAAPAIAQSAPKVTWRLTSSFPKSLDTIYGGAEDIAKHVAAATDGNFTIQPFAAGEIVPAGQALDAVSNATVEMCHTCSYYFVGKDPTFAIGTAIPFGLNARLSNAWFYEGNGNKFLNEFYAKHNVYGLPAGNTGAQMGGWFRKEINTVDDFKGVKMRIAGLAGRVVEKLGVVPQQIPGGDIYPALEKGTIDAAEWVGPYDDHKLGFYKVTKYYYYPAFWEGGPVIHAFMNLDKWNALPKSYQAALSDACAFANTSMMAKYDTKNPTAIKQIVSQGTTLRPFSQEILEACYKASLEVYKEISASNETFKKIYEDQVAFKKEAYLWMQLSEYTYDTFMMIQQRSGKL; from the coding sequence ATGGATCGTCGTTCATTCTTTAAAAAAGCCGCCGTCACCGGCGCAGGTGCAGCTGCCGCTACGGTGCTTGCCGCTCCGGCCATCGCGCAGTCGGCGCCTAAAGTCACCTGGCGTCTGACGTCTTCATTCCCGAAGTCGCTGGACACCATCTATGGCGGCGCGGAAGACATCGCCAAGCATGTCGCCGCAGCAACCGATGGCAATTTCACCATTCAGCCGTTTGCCGCCGGTGAAATTGTTCCAGCCGGTCAGGCTTTGGATGCCGTCAGTAACGCGACGGTCGAAATGTGTCATACTTGCTCCTACTATTTCGTAGGCAAGGATCCAACGTTTGCCATTGGCACTGCAATTCCTTTCGGCCTCAACGCACGACTGAGCAATGCATGGTTCTACGAAGGCAACGGCAACAAGTTCCTGAACGAATTTTACGCCAAGCACAATGTCTACGGGCTTCCCGCGGGTAATACGGGCGCCCAGATGGGTGGTTGGTTCCGGAAAGAAATCAATACCGTAGACGATTTCAAGGGCGTCAAGATGCGCATCGCCGGGCTTGCCGGCCGGGTGGTCGAGAAGCTCGGTGTCGTGCCGCAGCAGATACCTGGCGGCGACATCTATCCGGCGCTCGAAAAAGGCACGATCGATGCGGCGGAATGGGTCGGCCCCTATGACGATCACAAGCTCGGTTTCTACAAAGTGACCAAATACTACTATTATCCGGCCTTCTGGGAAGGTGGCCCGGTCATCCACGCCTTTATGAATTTGGACAAGTGGAACGCCCTGCCGAAGAGTTACCAGGCGGCGCTCTCCGACGCCTGCGCGTTTGCCAATACCAGCATGATGGCGAAATACGACACGAAGAACCCGACGGCGATCAAGCAGATCGTCTCGCAGGGCACCACCCTTCGCCCGTTCAGCCAGGAAATCCTCGAAGCCTGCTACAAGGCATCTCTTGAGGTCTACAAGGAAATTTCTGCTTCGAACGAGACTTTCAAGAAGATCTACGAAGATCAGGTCGCCTTCAAGAAGGAAGCCTATCTCTGGATGCAGCTGTCGGAATATACCTACGACACCTTCATGATGATCCAGCAGCGTAGCGGCAAGCTCTGA
- a CDS encoding putative bifunctional diguanylate cyclase/phosphodiesterase, translated as MKETEAKTLSTDVYLSFVTSLFGNRGTLWTGVVVHVLWCLLVFHYSGAQFYLLFACGFAAVFAYRMYWFQRFDKVDKEALTYDGIAAWEQQYVIGAFLAAFLLGIASGYALLVLENPFVGFTCIAMTLGSMMSIVGRNYGSRIAVDLQTLGCCGPILIACLFTEDLHLALMSLLLIPFGLTTRSMANGVREFLYENVIASRKMAIIAGRFDIALKTISHGLVMLDGEGKIQVINRRARDLLGLDKKSDLKDRDFAAVLCEDAENAPETILRQLSKLADGSLERALFKFKDDRHLEFSVSPRTDGGVVLIFEDVTARLAAEEKVLHMVRFDALTGLPNRGHFADLATKKLKRRGEALAALAMFDVDGFKHVNDLRGHVVGDRLLAAISARLSALKTDGLLAGRLVGDEFVVLLTGGDDSCELERQVRRIHAEIQGDYYVDGLRLPVSMNSGCVILPSQDFDMENWQIKADLALNHAKSTGNGTLTVFLSEMDAQYIDEQKLRVDLRQAIENHGLHVVYQPMYRPDGSGIECSEALVRWRHPERGMVGPNVFIPMAEDMGLVSHITHLVLDQACRDCATWPEPMAVSVNLSIQDLRNDDIVGYVADVLKRYSLDPSRLHLEVTESCFMDEPVAVSAILNQFRVTGVTIAIDDFGTGFSSLSYLDSLPLDVVKIDRAAFIRNIAEDQRKLKLLRGIVHLSRELGLKIVVEGVETKEQLALINRHRFSDLVQGYVFSMPVASEKIIELAAEAAPAAKLSSIRRGAKNAQASPLLGRSALNPA; from the coding sequence ATGAAAGAGACAGAAGCGAAGACGCTGTCGACGGATGTGTATCTGTCGTTCGTCACGTCGCTATTTGGAAATCGCGGCACACTATGGACCGGCGTGGTTGTTCACGTCCTGTGGTGCCTGCTCGTTTTCCATTACAGCGGTGCGCAATTCTATCTCCTGTTCGCCTGCGGCTTCGCGGCGGTCTTTGCCTATCGCATGTACTGGTTCCAGCGGTTCGACAAGGTCGACAAGGAGGCGCTCACCTATGACGGCATCGCCGCCTGGGAGCAGCAATATGTGATCGGCGCGTTCCTCGCAGCCTTTCTGCTCGGCATCGCCAGCGGCTACGCGCTGCTCGTGCTCGAAAACCCGTTCGTCGGCTTTACCTGCATCGCCATGACGCTCGGCTCGATGATGTCGATCGTCGGCCGCAACTATGGCTCGCGCATCGCCGTCGATCTCCAGACGCTCGGCTGCTGCGGCCCGATCCTGATCGCCTGCCTGTTCACCGAGGATCTGCATCTGGCGCTGATGTCGCTGCTGCTCATCCCCTTCGGCCTGACCACAAGGTCGATGGCCAACGGGGTGCGCGAATTCCTTTATGAAAACGTCATCGCGTCGCGGAAGATGGCGATCATCGCCGGCCGCTTCGATATCGCCTTGAAGACGATTTCGCATGGCCTGGTGATGCTCGACGGCGAAGGCAAGATCCAGGTGATCAACCGCCGTGCCCGCGATCTGCTCGGCCTCGACAAGAAGAGCGATCTCAAGGACCGCGATTTCGCCGCCGTGCTCTGTGAGGACGCGGAGAATGCGCCGGAGACCATCCTGCGCCAGCTCTCCAAACTGGCCGACGGCTCGCTCGAACGCGCGCTCTTCAAGTTCAAGGACGACCGCCATCTCGAATTCTCGGTCAGCCCGCGCACCGACGGCGGTGTCGTGCTGATCTTCGAAGACGTCACCGCCCGTCTCGCAGCCGAGGAAAAGGTGCTGCACATGGTGCGGTTCGACGCCTTGACCGGCCTGCCGAACCGCGGCCACTTCGCGGATCTTGCGACCAAGAAGCTGAAGCGGCGGGGCGAGGCGCTCGCGGCGCTCGCGATGTTCGACGTGGACGGGTTCAAGCATGTCAACGACCTGCGCGGCCATGTGGTCGGCGACCGGCTGCTTGCGGCGATCTCGGCAAGGCTTTCGGCGCTGAAGACCGACGGCCTGCTGGCGGGTCGTCTGGTCGGCGACGAATTCGTCGTGCTTTTGACCGGCGGCGACGACAGTTGCGAGCTGGAGCGTCAGGTCCGCCGCATCCACGCCGAGATCCAGGGCGACTATTACGTCGACGGGCTTCGTCTTCCCGTTTCGATGAACAGCGGCTGCGTCATCCTGCCGTCGCAGGACTTCGACATGGAAAACTGGCAGATCAAGGCGGACCTTGCCCTCAACCATGCGAAGTCCACCGGCAACGGCACGCTGACGGTGTTCCTTTCGGAAATGGACGCCCAGTATATCGACGAGCAGAAGCTCCGCGTCGACCTTCGCCAGGCGATCGAGAACCATGGCCTGCATGTCGTCTACCAGCCGATGTATCGCCCCGACGGTTCCGGCATCGAATGCAGCGAGGCGCTCGTGCGCTGGCGCCATCCGGAGCGCGGCATGGTGGGGCCGAACGTCTTCATCCCCATGGCCGAGGACATGGGGCTCGTCTCGCATATCACCCATCTGGTGCTCGACCAGGCCTGCCGCGACTGCGCGACCTGGCCGGAGCCGATGGCAGTTTCCGTCAACCTCTCGATCCAGGACCTGCGCAACGACGACATCGTCGGTTATGTGGCGGACGTGCTGAAGCGCTATTCGCTCGATCCGTCGCGGCTGCATCTCGAAGTTACCGAAAGCTGCTTCATGGACGAGCCGGTGGCGGTCAGCGCCATTCTCAACCAGTTCCGCGTGACCGGGGTGACGATCGCGATCGACGATTTCGGCACCGGCTTCTCGAGCCTCAGCTATCTGGATTCCCTGCCGCTCGACGTGGTCAAGATCGACCGGGCGGCGTTCATCCGCAATATCGCCGAGGACCAGCGCAAGCTGAAACTCCTGCGCGGCATCGTGCATCTGTCCCGCGAACTCGGTCTCAAGATCGTCGTCGAAGGCGTGGAGACCAAGGAACAGTTGGCGCTGATCAACCGCCATCGGTTCTCGGATCTGGTCCAGGGTTACGTGTTCTCGATGCCGGTCGCTTCCGAAAAGATCATCGAACTGGCGGCCGAGGCTGCTCCCGCGGCCAAGCTCTCGTCCATCCGGCGTGGTGCCAAAAATGCACAGGCCTCGCCTCTTCTGGGCCGCAGCGCGCTAAATCCCGCCTGA
- a CDS encoding N-acyl amino acid synthase FeeM domain-containing protein translates to MPLGQTFSDGNFSAKLLSTLDHVEYRRIENNEDFEDIARLRYRAYKTHNVLPVAATKLIDEIDFDKNAHVFGVYYDEELVSTIRLHHVTPEHRVCQSISIFPEAVNGLLDAGMTLIDSARFAIAPEYASELSAMPYLTVRLTPVAAIYFDADRVLQPIRPAHAAFYRRFFYAQPVVPPRRIPQYDFDLMLLASQTRELRSKMMKRFPAFQSEAYERRMLFARSSNFDTAPLTILPTARIAGRPNSPEMSYLT, encoded by the coding sequence ATGCCCCTAGGCCAAACATTTTCTGACGGAAACTTTTCAGCCAAGCTTCTCTCCACTCTCGACCATGTCGAATACCGGCGGATCGAGAACAACGAGGATTTCGAAGATATCGCCAGGCTGCGGTACAGGGCCTACAAGACCCACAACGTGCTGCCGGTGGCCGCGACCAAGCTCATCGACGAGATCGACTTCGACAAAAATGCGCATGTCTTCGGCGTCTATTACGACGAGGAACTGGTCAGCACGATCCGCCTCCACCACGTCACGCCAGAACACAGGGTCTGCCAGTCGATCAGCATTTTCCCCGAGGCTGTGAACGGCCTCCTGGACGCCGGAATGACGCTGATCGACTCGGCCCGTTTTGCGATCGCCCCGGAATATGCCAGTGAACTTTCGGCCATGCCCTACCTGACGGTGCGACTGACGCCTGTCGCGGCGATCTATTTCGACGCGGACCGCGTGCTGCAGCCGATCCGTCCGGCGCATGCGGCATTTTATCGCCGGTTCTTCTATGCCCAGCCGGTGGTGCCGCCCCGGCGCATCCCGCAATACGATTTCGATCTGATGCTGCTCGCATCGCAGACCCGCGAATTGCGCTCCAAGATGATGAAGCGCTTCCCGGCGTTTCAGTCGGAGGCCTATGAGCGCCGCATGCTGTTTGCGCGCTCCTCGAATTTCGACACCGCGCCGCTCACCATCCTGCCGACGGCCCGCATCGCCGGCCGTCCGAATTCCCCCGAAATGTCCTATCTGACCTGA